The following are from one region of the Catenulispora sp. EB89 genome:
- a CDS encoding acyl-CoA dehydrogenase family protein, which produces MTSTLTEPTIEPTTEPDAAALAATAPVPPVPPAQTAPDRDSARTFVDKHIVPNAEDYDRLGEIPEELLRAVAAEGLWAPFLSPEFGGHGLAMTTLGEIHEEFGRGCSSMRSLLTVHTMVSWALQRWGSRDQLERWAPELAAGRVLGAFCLSEPGAGSDAAGIASSAAERPGGGWLLNGVKTWITGGRRADLFLVFARAGQSIVALLVPRDTPGVEVAPIDDMLGTRASLVAEVRFTDVRLGPDALLGPGAFASGMVLTGTLDLGRFSVASGSVGIIQACVDLSAAHAARRTVGGQPLRDLQLIQAKLSDMVTDVRAARLLCAEAGRLKDAGDPATIMATWIAKYFASTAAARHASEAVQIHGALGCSPGHPAARLYRDSKVMEIIEGSTEIQRITIAGEAFRDRLPTTDTNKEWAR; this is translated from the coding sequence ATGACCAGCACCCTTACCGAACCGACCATCGAACCGACCACCGAGCCGGACGCTGCGGCGCTCGCCGCCACAGCGCCCGTGCCGCCCGTGCCGCCCGCGCAGACCGCGCCCGACCGCGACAGCGCGCGCACGTTCGTGGACAAGCACATCGTGCCGAACGCCGAGGACTACGACCGCCTCGGCGAGATCCCCGAAGAACTCCTGCGGGCGGTGGCGGCCGAAGGGCTCTGGGCCCCGTTCCTGAGCCCCGAGTTCGGCGGCCACGGCCTGGCCATGACCACGCTCGGGGAGATCCACGAGGAGTTCGGCCGGGGCTGCTCCTCGATGCGCAGCCTGCTGACCGTGCACACCATGGTCTCCTGGGCGCTCCAGCGCTGGGGCAGCCGGGACCAGCTCGAGCGCTGGGCGCCCGAGCTGGCCGCCGGCCGCGTCCTGGGCGCCTTCTGCCTGTCCGAGCCGGGGGCCGGCAGCGACGCCGCCGGCATCGCCTCCTCGGCCGCCGAGCGGCCCGGCGGCGGCTGGCTGCTCAACGGTGTCAAAACCTGGATCACCGGCGGCCGGCGCGCCGACCTCTTCCTGGTCTTCGCCAGGGCCGGGCAGAGCATCGTCGCGCTGCTCGTCCCGCGCGACACCCCGGGCGTGGAGGTGGCGCCGATCGACGACATGCTCGGCACCCGGGCGTCGCTGGTCGCCGAGGTGCGGTTCACCGACGTGCGGCTGGGACCGGACGCGCTGCTCGGCCCGGGCGCGTTCGCCTCCGGCATGGTGCTGACCGGGACGCTCGACCTGGGACGCTTCTCCGTCGCCTCGGGCTCGGTCGGCATCATCCAGGCCTGCGTCGACCTGAGCGCGGCGCACGCGGCCCGGCGCACCGTCGGCGGGCAGCCGCTGCGCGACCTGCAGCTGATCCAGGCCAAGCTCTCCGACATGGTCACCGACGTGCGCGCGGCCCGGCTGCTGTGCGCCGAGGCCGGCCGGCTCAAGGACGCCGGGGATCCGGCGACAATCATGGCGACGTGGATCGCGAAGTACTTCGCCTCCACGGCCGCCGCCCGGCACGCCTCGGAGGCCGTGCAGATCCACGGCGCGCTCGGTTGCAGCCCCGGCCACCCGGCCGCGCGGCTCTACCGGGACTCGAAGGTCATGGAGATCATCGAGGGCAGCACCGAGATCCAGCGGATCACGATCGCCGGCGAGGCGTTTCGGGACCGGTTGCCGACGACCGACACGAACAAGGAGTGGGCCCGGTGA
- a CDS encoding HAD-IIIC family phosphatase: MSTTTEPGLAVPAKPVQGRVKCVVWDLDHTLWDGVLLEDEQVRLRPGMVEHIRRLDGLGVLHSISSKNDPELATAKLREFGIDDLFLCPQIGWDAKSESIRRIATRLNLGLDAFAFVDDQEFERAEVEFALPEVTCVDVLDVDEVLLRPDFHPRFVTDESAQRRGMYRSQLEREELETEFKGTSEQFLASLDMTFTIAPARREDLQRAEELTIRTNQLNATGRTYSYDELDALRESPDHLLLVASLTDRFGSYGKIGVALVEKGRPDWRLNMMLMSCRVMSRGVGSVLLNHIMGRARADGAGLLADFVETGRNRMMQITYAFSGFREVSRDGAHVVLAADTSALQDPPGYVVLEVEQ; this comes from the coding sequence GTGAGCACCACGACGGAACCCGGACTCGCGGTCCCGGCGAAGCCGGTGCAGGGCCGCGTCAAATGCGTGGTCTGGGACCTGGACCACACGCTCTGGGACGGTGTGCTGCTGGAGGACGAGCAGGTCCGGCTGCGCCCCGGCATGGTCGAGCACATCCGCAGGCTCGACGGCCTCGGCGTGCTGCACTCGATCTCCAGCAAGAACGACCCCGAGCTCGCGACGGCGAAGCTGCGCGAGTTCGGGATCGACGACCTCTTCCTGTGCCCGCAGATCGGCTGGGACGCCAAGTCCGAGTCGATCCGGCGCATCGCGACCCGGCTCAACCTGGGCCTGGACGCGTTCGCCTTCGTCGACGACCAGGAGTTCGAGCGGGCCGAGGTCGAGTTCGCGCTGCCGGAGGTCACCTGCGTCGACGTGCTCGACGTGGACGAGGTGCTGCTCCGGCCGGACTTCCACCCCCGGTTCGTCACCGACGAGTCGGCGCAGCGCCGCGGCATGTACCGCAGCCAACTGGAGCGGGAGGAGCTGGAGACCGAGTTCAAGGGCACCAGCGAGCAGTTCCTGGCCAGCCTGGACATGACGTTCACCATCGCCCCGGCACGGCGCGAGGACCTCCAGCGCGCCGAGGAACTGACGATCCGCACCAACCAGCTCAACGCGACCGGCCGCACCTACTCCTACGACGAGCTCGACGCGCTGCGGGAGTCGCCCGACCACCTGCTGCTCGTCGCCTCCCTCACCGACCGCTTCGGCTCCTACGGCAAGATCGGCGTGGCCCTGGTGGAGAAGGGGCGGCCGGACTGGCGGCTGAACATGATGCTGATGTCCTGCCGGGTGATGTCCCGCGGGGTCGGCTCGGTGCTGCTCAACCACATCATGGGCCGGGCACGCGCGGACGGCGCCGGACTGCTGGCCGACTTCGTGGAGACCGGCCGCAACCGGATGATGCAGATCACCTACGCGTTCAGCGGATTCCGCGAGGTCTCCCGGGACGGCGCGCACGTGGTGCTCGCCGCCGACACCAGCGCGCTGCAGGACCCGCCGGGCTACGTGGTGCTGGAGGTGGAGCAGTGA
- a CDS encoding thioesterase II family protein, translated as MSVVAVEPAAADPVACLPFGVPEGETVLYCLPHAGGSASVYRSWAGRLGGIAVAPIQLPGRETRMRETPYTRMAPLVDELADAILERQRTRGAYAVYGHSLGALVGFELVREIRRRAGLAPVHLIVSGCSAPDLLEGNDGQPPVSEMSDEEVVGLLRRLGGTPEPILADRSVRRLILPPFRGDLTVRDTYGYQPEPRLGVPVTAIAATADPRASVAQMRGWGRQTSRGFRMHLLSGGHFAVLEHAEATRAFIRGAVEG; from the coding sequence GTGAGCGTCGTCGCGGTCGAGCCCGCGGCGGCCGATCCGGTCGCGTGCCTGCCGTTCGGCGTGCCGGAGGGCGAGACGGTCCTGTACTGCCTGCCGCACGCGGGCGGATCGGCGTCGGTGTACCGGTCCTGGGCCGGGCGGCTCGGCGGCATCGCGGTGGCGCCGATCCAGCTGCCCGGCCGCGAGACGCGGATGAGGGAGACCCCTTATACGCGGATGGCCCCGTTGGTGGACGAGCTCGCGGACGCGATCCTGGAGCGGCAGCGGACGCGCGGCGCGTACGCGGTGTACGGCCACAGCCTCGGCGCGCTGGTCGGCTTCGAGCTGGTCCGCGAGATCCGGCGCCGCGCGGGCCTGGCGCCGGTGCACCTGATCGTCTCCGGTTGTTCCGCCCCGGACCTGCTCGAAGGGAACGACGGCCAGCCTCCGGTGTCGGAGATGAGCGACGAGGAGGTGGTGGGCCTGCTGCGCCGGCTCGGCGGGACGCCGGAGCCGATCCTGGCCGACCGCTCGGTCCGGCGCCTGATCCTGCCGCCCTTCCGTGGCGACCTGACAGTCCGCGACACCTACGGCTACCAGCCGGAGCCGCGGCTCGGCGTGCCGGTCACGGCGATCGCCGCCACCGCCGACCCGCGGGCCAGCGTCGCGCAGATGCGCGGCTGGGGCCGGCAGACCAGCCGCGGCTTCCGGATGCACCTGCTCTCCGGCGGGCACTTCGCCGTCCTGGAGCACGCCGAGGCCACGCGCGCTTTCATCCGCGGGGCCGTCGAAGGCTGA